In one Streptomyces sp. NBC_00597 genomic region, the following are encoded:
- a CDS encoding peroxiredoxin, with product MLTVGDKFPTYDLTACVSLEAGSEFAQIDHKTYEGKWRVVFFWPKDFTFVCPTEIAAFGKLNEEFQDRDAQILGVSGDSEFVHHAWRKDHADLRDLPFPMLADSKHELMQACGVQGEDGFAQRAVFIVDQNNEIQFTMVTAGSVGRNPKEVLRVLDALQTDELCPCNWNKGEGTLDAGALLAGE from the coding sequence GTGCTCACTGTCGGTGACAAGTTCCCCACCTACGATCTGACCGCTTGCGTCTCGCTCGAAGCCGGCAGCGAGTTCGCCCAGATCGACCACAAGACCTACGAGGGCAAGTGGCGCGTGGTGTTCTTCTGGCCGAAGGACTTCACCTTCGTCTGCCCGACCGAGATCGCCGCCTTCGGCAAGCTGAACGAGGAGTTCCAGGACCGCGACGCCCAGATCCTCGGCGTCTCCGGCGACTCCGAGTTCGTCCACCACGCCTGGCGCAAGGACCACGCCGACCTGCGTGACCTGCCCTTCCCGATGCTGGCCGACTCCAAGCACGAGCTCATGCAGGCCTGTGGCGTGCAGGGCGAGGACGGCTTCGCGCAGCGCGCGGTGTTCATCGTCGACCAGAACAACGAGATCCAGTTCACGATGGTGACCGCCGGTTCCGTGGGCCGTAACCCCAAGGAGGTCCTGCGGGTCCTCGACGCCCTGCAGACCGACGAGCTGTGCCCCTGCAACTGGAACAAGGGCGAGGGCACCCTGGACGCCGGCGCGCTGCTGGCCGGTGAGTGA
- a CDS encoding hydrogen peroxide-inducible genes activator — protein sequence MAVGNRGAKQATLAQLRAFAAVAEHLHFRDAAAAIGMSQPALSGAVSALEEALGVQLLERTTRKVLLSPAGERIAARARVVLDAMGGLLEEAEAVRAPFTGALRLGVIPTVAPYLLPTVLGLFHRRYPRMDLQVHEEQTSSLLDGLAGGRLDLLLLAVPLGVPGVTELPVFDEDFVLLAPREHPLAGRKDIPREELRGLQLLLLDEGHCLRDQALDICREAGRSDGADVTTTAAGLSTLVQLVAGGLGVTLLPRTALRLETARNEYLATGYFAEPAPSRRIALAMRTGTARQEEFRAIARSLREAVRPLPVWPAE from the coding sequence GTGGCTGTCGGCAACAGGGGAGCGAAGCAGGCGACGCTCGCGCAGCTGCGCGCGTTCGCCGCCGTCGCCGAACACCTGCACTTCCGGGACGCCGCCGCGGCCATCGGAATGAGCCAGCCCGCGCTCTCGGGCGCCGTCTCCGCGCTGGAGGAGGCCCTCGGCGTCCAACTGCTGGAGCGCACCACCCGCAAGGTGCTGCTCTCCCCTGCCGGCGAGCGGATCGCCGCCCGGGCCCGGGTGGTCCTCGACGCCATGGGCGGGCTGCTGGAGGAGGCCGAGGCGGTGCGGGCGCCCTTCACCGGGGCCCTGCGGCTCGGAGTGATCCCCACGGTGGCCCCCTACCTGCTGCCGACCGTCCTCGGCCTGTTCCACCGCCGCTACCCCCGGATGGACCTCCAGGTGCACGAGGAACAGACCTCCTCGCTGCTGGACGGGCTGGCCGGCGGCCGGCTCGACCTGCTGCTGCTCGCGGTGCCCCTCGGCGTCCCCGGCGTCACTGAACTACCCGTCTTCGACGAGGACTTCGTACTCCTCGCACCCCGGGAGCACCCGCTGGCCGGTCGCAAGGACATCCCGCGCGAGGAACTGCGGGGCCTGCAACTGCTGTTGCTCGACGAGGGGCACTGTCTGCGCGACCAGGCCCTGGACATCTGCCGCGAGGCGGGCCGCAGCGACGGGGCGGACGTCACCACGACCGCCGCCGGACTGTCCACCCTCGTACAACTGGTCGCCGGGGGACTGGGGGTGACCCTGTTGCCGCGCACCGCGCTGCGGCTGGAGACCGCCCGCAACGAGTACCTGGCCACCGGGTACTTCGCCGAGCCCGCGCCCTCGCGGCGGATCGCGCTGGCCATGCGGACGGGGACGGCCCGCCAGGAGGAGTTCCGGGCCATCGCCCGCTCACTGCGCGAAGCCGTGCGCCCGCTCCCGGTGTGGCCGGCCGAGTAG
- a CDS encoding SPFH domain-containing protein codes for MTNLAAPSGEVREFTARSVGGGLALLLGLLGAVVGAALIALGVTAGGDVMHASLIPPGVLLIVLAVVSMSGLNTVAPGEARVVQLFGRYRGTIRTDGLRWVNPLTSREKISTRVRNHETAVLKVNDAYGNPIELAAVVVWRVEDTARATFEVEDFTEFVETQTEAAVRHIAIEYPYDAHEEGGLSLRGNAEEITEKLALELHVRVEAAGVQIIESRFTHLAYAPEIASAMLQRQQAGAVVAARKQIVEGAVGMVELALTRLAEEDIVDLDPERKAAMVSNLMVVLCGDRAAQPVVNTGTLYQ; via the coding sequence ATGACGAATCTGGCGGCACCCTCTGGAGAGGTACGGGAGTTCACGGCGCGCAGCGTGGGCGGTGGACTCGCCCTGCTGCTGGGGCTGTTGGGGGCGGTGGTGGGCGCCGCGCTGATCGCCCTCGGCGTGACGGCCGGCGGAGACGTGATGCACGCGTCCCTGATACCGCCCGGCGTCCTGCTGATCGTCCTCGCGGTGGTCTCGATGAGCGGGCTGAACACGGTGGCCCCGGGCGAGGCCCGCGTGGTCCAGCTGTTCGGCCGCTACCGGGGGACGATCCGCACGGACGGCCTGCGCTGGGTCAACCCGCTGACCTCGCGGGAGAAGATCTCCACCCGGGTCCGCAACCACGAGACGGCCGTCCTGAAGGTCAACGACGCGTACGGCAACCCCATCGAGCTGGCCGCCGTCGTGGTGTGGCGGGTGGAGGACACCGCGCGGGCCACGTTCGAGGTGGAGGACTTCACCGAGTTCGTCGAGACCCAGACCGAAGCGGCGGTCCGGCACATCGCGATCGAGTACCCGTACGACGCGCACGAGGAGGGCGGGCTGTCCCTGCGCGGCAACGCCGAGGAGATCACCGAGAAGCTCGCGCTCGAACTGCACGTGCGGGTGGAAGCCGCAGGAGTCCAGATCATCGAGTCCCGCTTCACGCACCTGGCGTACGCTCCGGAGATCGCCTCCGCGATGCTCCAGCGCCAGCAGGCGGGCGCGGTCGTGGCGGCCCGCAAGCAGATCGTCGAAGGTGCGGTCGGCATGGTCGAACTGGCCCTGACCCGGCTGGCGGAGGAGGACATCGTGGACCTGGACCCGGAGCGCAAGGCCGCCATGGTCTCGAACCTGATGGTGGTCCTCTGCGGGGACCGGGCCGCCCAGCCGGTCGTCAACACGGGCACGCTCTACCAGTGA
- a CDS encoding transglycosylase domain-containing protein, which translates to MGRAEARKAQQRSARRAPRGSAGGKGRTGKRTGIRRFFTWKKILGAFFGMVLLGMGALVALYFYVDEPDPNVDALTQSNVYKYADGSIMARDGKMNREIVPIGRVPKEVQTGFIAIENKSFYQDQGVDFLGIARGLFNTVTGKGKAGGSTITQQYVKNFYLNQDQTPTRKLKELVISLKVDQRMEKPDILAGYLNTSYFGRGAYGIQAAAQAYYGVDVDKLTLEQGAYLAAVLQAPSDYDWATAGPNGKRLVMVRFNGVLDNMVEMGALDPAKRKELKFQEPIKPKAAPGMEGQKGYLKQAADAELRRQTGMTAQMLQAGGWEITLNIDPKKQAALEKAVQDELESKLDRKDRPVDAAVQAGATSVDPKTGAVVAMYGGTGLGDHWSSNALRQDFQPGSTFKPIVLASALETKAKTHDGKAITPNALYDGTSKRPVVGSDTPFAPQNQDNANYGDPLLTVQAATNSSVNSVYAQMIVDVGPPKVKKTALQLGMKDRPGWPEDKPAMSLGTMSANTLEMAGVYATFDAHGKRITPTVIKSAKHADRSFTPVESVGSQAITRETADTVTKVLTGVVQDGSGKAVRSSAYEAAGKTGTTESNVAAWFTAYTPELVTVVAMFGEEPGTAKQTTLTGTAGGGRAGGSSFPAEIWKAYTLAALKGADTGEFDLSEADMGPTIAPSRSSSPSSSPSSSAPSTPVSPSQNSPDPGKSSPNPSKSPDPSKSPSKSPDPSKSPDPSKSPPITLP; encoded by the coding sequence ATGGGCCGAGCAGAAGCGCGTAAGGCGCAGCAGCGCAGTGCGCGACGGGCGCCGCGCGGGAGCGCCGGAGGGAAGGGGCGCACCGGCAAACGGACCGGCATACGTCGCTTCTTCACCTGGAAGAAGATCCTCGGGGCGTTCTTCGGAATGGTCCTGCTCGGCATGGGCGCACTCGTCGCCCTCTACTTCTACGTGGACGAGCCCGACCCGAACGTCGACGCCCTCACGCAGAGCAACGTCTACAAGTACGCCGACGGCTCGATCATGGCGCGCGACGGCAAGATGAACCGCGAGATCGTCCCGATCGGCCGGGTCCCCAAGGAAGTCCAGACCGGCTTCATCGCCATCGAGAACAAGTCCTTCTACCAGGACCAGGGCGTCGACTTCCTGGGCATCGCGCGCGGCCTGTTCAACACGGTCACCGGCAAGGGCAAGGCCGGCGGTTCGACGATCACCCAGCAGTACGTCAAGAACTTCTACCTGAACCAGGACCAGACGCCGACCCGCAAGCTCAAGGAGCTGGTGATCTCCCTGAAGGTCGACCAGCGCATGGAGAAGCCGGACATCCTCGCGGGTTACCTGAACACCAGCTACTTCGGTCGCGGCGCCTACGGCATCCAGGCCGCCGCGCAGGCCTACTACGGCGTCGACGTCGACAAGCTGACGCTGGAACAGGGCGCGTACCTCGCGGCCGTCCTCCAGGCCCCCAGCGACTACGACTGGGCGACCGCAGGCCCGAACGGCAAGCGGCTGGTCATGGTCCGCTTCAACGGCGTCCTCGACAACATGGTCGAGATGGGTGCTCTGGACCCCGCCAAGCGCAAGGAACTGAAGTTCCAGGAGCCGATCAAGCCCAAGGCGGCCCCCGGAATGGAGGGCCAGAAGGGCTACCTGAAGCAGGCGGCCGACGCCGAGCTGCGCAGGCAGACCGGTATGACCGCCCAGATGCTCCAGGCCGGTGGCTGGGAGATCACCCTCAACATCGACCCCAAGAAGCAGGCCGCGCTGGAGAAGGCCGTCCAGGACGAGCTGGAGTCCAAGCTCGACCGCAAGGACCGGCCCGTCGACGCCGCCGTGCAGGCCGGCGCCACCTCCGTGGACCCGAAGACCGGTGCGGTCGTCGCGATGTACGGCGGCACCGGCCTCGGAGACCACTGGTCGAGCAACGCCCTGCGCCAGGACTTCCAGCCCGGCTCGACGTTCAAGCCGATCGTGCTCGCCTCCGCCCTGGAGACCAAGGCCAAGACGCACGACGGCAAGGCGATCACCCCGAACGCCCTCTACGACGGCACCAGCAAGCGCCCGGTCGTCGGTAGCGACACCCCGTTCGCCCCGCAGAACCAGGACAACGCGAACTACGGCGACCCGCTGCTCACGGTCCAGGCGGCCACCAACTCCTCCGTGAACTCGGTGTACGCCCAGATGATCGTGGACGTGGGCCCGCCGAAGGTGAAGAAGACCGCCCTCCAGCTCGGCATGAAGGACCGCCCGGGTTGGCCGGAGGACAAGCCGGCCATGTCGCTCGGCACGATGAGCGCCAACACCCTGGAGATGGCCGGCGTCTACGCGACCTTCGACGCCCACGGCAAGAGGATCACCCCGACGGTCATCAAGAGCGCCAAGCACGCCGACCGCAGCTTCACCCCCGTCGAGTCCGTCGGCAGCCAGGCCATCACCCGCGAGACCGCCGACACGGTGACCAAGGTGCTCACCGGCGTCGTCCAGGACGGCTCCGGCAAGGCCGTGCGGAGCTCCGCCTACGAGGCCGCCGGCAAGACCGGTACGACCGAGTCCAACGTGGCCGCCTGGTTCACCGCGTACACCCCGGAACTCGTCACCGTCGTCGCGATGTTCGGCGAGGAGCCCGGCACGGCCAAGCAGACCACCCTGACCGGTACCGCGGGTGGTGGCCGAGCGGGTGGTTCCAGCTTCCCGGCCGAGATCTGGAAGGCGTACACGCTGGCAGCGCTGAAGGGCGCGGACACCGGCGAGTTCGACCTCTCCGAGGCGGACATGGGCCCCACGATCGCGCCGAGCCGCAGCAGCTCCCCGTCGAGCTCCCCGTCCTCCAGCGCGCCGTCCACGCCCGTCTCGCCGTCGCAGAACAGCCCGGACCCCGGCAAGAGTTCGCCGAACCCGAGCAAGAGCCCGGACCCGAGCAAGAGCCCTTCGAAGAGCCCGGACCCGAGCAAGAGCCCGGACCCGAGCAAGAGCCCGCCGATCACCCTCCCGTAG
- a CDS encoding alkyl hydroperoxide reductase: MSLDSLKSAIPDFAKDLKLNLGSVIGNQDTLSQQQLWGTVLSCAIAARSPRVLRELEPEAKAALSPEAYAAAKSAAAIMAMNNVFYRTRHLLSDPEYGTLRAGLRMNVIGNPGVEKVDFELWSLAVSAINGCGQCLDSHEQVLRKAGVDRETVQEAFKIASVIQAVAVTLDAEAALAAE; the protein is encoded by the coding sequence ATGTCCCTCGACTCCCTCAAGTCCGCCATACCGGACTTCGCCAAGGACCTGAAGCTGAACCTCGGCTCGGTCATCGGCAACCAGGACACCCTCTCGCAGCAGCAGCTGTGGGGCACCGTCCTGTCCTGCGCGATCGCCGCCCGCTCCCCGCGCGTCCTGCGTGAGCTGGAGCCCGAGGCGAAGGCGGCCCTGTCGCCGGAGGCGTACGCCGCCGCCAAGTCCGCCGCCGCGATCATGGCGATGAACAACGTCTTCTACCGCACCCGCCACCTGCTCTCCGACCCGGAGTACGGCACGCTGCGGGCCGGTCTGCGGATGAACGTCATCGGCAACCCGGGCGTGGAGAAGGTCGACTTCGAGCTGTGGTCGCTCGCCGTCTCCGCGATCAACGGCTGCGGCCAGTGCCTGGACTCGCACGAGCAGGTCCTGCGCAAGGCCGGCGTCGACCGCGAGACGGTCCAGGAGGCCTTCAAGATCGCCTCGGTGATCCAGGCCGTGGCGGTCACCCTCGACGCCGAGGCCGCCCTCGCCGCCGAGTAG